The DNA segment GGATTGAGGGTACCATCTACTAactaagtaactagttattaaaccTAAAATGATGATTAATTAAAGATAACAATCAAGGTTTTAAAAACCTGTTTAAAACGGCCGGTTGAACCGGTTAAACTGGATGCTGGAAGCTTGCCCGACACGAATCATACCAGTAAACTGAGAGAACGACAAAGAAGTTGTACCACCGGTATATTGGGTTATACCGGTACCGGGtcaaggttaaaatttggactttTAATCTTTTATAGGCCCAAAAAGGTGATGATTTACCTTTTTAGTAAAACCCAGCGCCCACAATCCACATTGATCAAACTTCATCCACAAGCCACATAGATCATTGggttattttttattatggatcAACTTTTGGAAtatattttagagtaaactgctaaaatcatccctaaggtttgactcaaattgctagatcagtccaaagtcaactttttttgctaaaacagtcTCTGAGtctagtttctgttgctatttcagtccaataaattaacaccgttagaacctccgttaatgaatgggtaaaactgctaaattcgtccctgaggtttgattcaagttgttagatcagtccaaaatcaagttttttgaatttgttaattataaacttatttaggtatataatttttctagacttgcattaattttttgaatttgttaactataaacttatttaggtatataatttttctagacttgcattaattttttgaatttgttaattataaacttatttaggtatataaatcgttaatatcacaagattataaacttatttaaggCAGGTCCAGTTATATTTATGTCCGttgaataaatcattaatatcacaagagaaaaaaaatggtaaatgacaggttcttaatgcatcaatacttgtaccaaatgcattatatattttcttaaatgtcttaaaatttaagataaattacaagtctaccctaaatatataatttaaatttgtgtttagttataaaaatataaacagaatgtagctcttttggagagcgcaattttatttgacctgtcttaaacactggtttgacccgaacccgttttgactcaAACCAAAATAATCCTTTTTATGAGACTTGTTCTGACACGACATGTTGTCCGACCTCAGCTGAATGATAagtattattaaataagaaaccacttaattaagtagaaaaaatgaataaaagaactttataatacaaatattaaattaaaataattgataaatattaaatattaaacattaaatattacgatttaaataaaaacaaataaaaattatgttaatttcttaatatttaaatttacatataatgtttgtatttttcataactaaatattgtttaaattaactgttgtcttatttaaatccttaaataaatactaaatatttacatggtaataacaacaacaacatcaaaataAAATCAGTATTTAAGGCTGGGCCGGTTAAATTACGCTCTTCAAAAAAGctacatttatatttttaaaactaattttatttaaattaaattaagtattatcttatttaaatacttaagtatataattagtaaacatttaatgataataataataataatcaaaataactaacaaataatttttcaaaataactaacaacaagattttttctcttgtgatattaatgatttatatacctaataagtttataatctaaataagtttataattaataaattcaaaaaattaatgcaagtctagaaaaattatatactaaataagtttataatctaaataagtttataattaacaaattcaaaaaattaatgcaagtctagaaaaattatatacctaaataagtttataattaacaaattcaaaaaacttgattttggactgatctagcaacttaAATCAAAcatcagggacgaatttagcagttttacccattcattaacggaggttctaacggtgttaatttattggactgaaatagcaacagaaactaggctcagggactgttttagcaaaaaaCAGTtaattttggactgatctagcaatttgagtcaaaccacatggacgattttagcagtttactctatattttATTATGGAATGATATAGGTTTTTTACTATTTTTTGAGTTGAAGTTGTATTTTATGGATTTATAGGGTTAATTAGTCAGCATCGTTGAACTGCCCAGTAAAACTCGGTTCAACCAGTTGAACCATTTCTGAGCCTAACCCGTGcgattaaaaaccaatttttaaaagATTGATAACAATAGATGGGTATTGGCAATCACAGTCCACCTTGTGTCTCATACATGTTAGGTTGCCGATTACTCATTACGTGTTGAATATCGAGTATAcattttagtttttttctttttttttcaaaaattaccttgtttttttaattttaagtaCCTTTTTTTCTTTGCTATCAAAGGTAACGAAATCAATTTTTTTACAAAGTTTAGTAATGACATAAAATTCAGATTACTCATCTATAATTAAATTTTACTTTCAACACtataaaattgatttttaacGACGAAAAAATCACATTCATCTATGAATACTAAGAGAACATAGACACATTGGCGCATCTTGAGCTTACGTCTTTGATACGAAGGTCTTTACTCCTTGGTGTTTGAATGATGATATATGATCTTACAAGGTATATGTTTTAATAACTTTATAATTTATGTCAAgtcaataaataaaataataaaaaatcttaGATGAATTACCAACAGTGTATTCATAACTTTATAGTTTTCAACGCACAAATTACATGAATTCCCAACAGTGACTAAAACGAATGGAATGAGGATTGCACAAGTGTGTGGCTTGAGAATAAAGTAATGATGAAAGGTGACATAAAATTGTTTGCATGATCCATGCAACACTAAATTCCCTTCTAATCACACATGACATAATGTAAAcctaataaaataatgaaattaaatTCTCTTAAATCAATTCTCTTTCATGAATCACGCTTTCATCTTAAATTGCTGATCTAATTTGTGAATAATAATCTTAAGGAGTGCAACTAAACAATATATGTTAATTAAGGACAAGCTCGATCCAGGCGTTTTGATACATTTTTGTCAACTTTTCTTTTTTATCATATGTTCTACAAATtgtagtaaataaataaattaataaaacccGCGATGACATGGGTTaccatttatttttatttttacgtATAATCAAATAATTTCCAAAGTATATATCTAATTAAACACtgttttttcaaaaaatataagTCTTATATATCTATGTATGTATGTTAAATTGGCATAATAAACACATTATATCGAAGTATTAGCGCATCTTGAACTTTTAAATATGGAGCggaaattttaaagaaaaaaaagatAGGGGGAGGGGGAATACATATAAAATTTTTGAATAGGAGGAGTTCCCCCTAGCCCTAACTAAGATCCTcctttatattatattttaagtTTACAAGATTGTTTTATTCCGTGTTTAGAAAATCGAACCGGTCATACCATTGGTTTCATTGACCTGAGTAGTTGAATCGGACTCTAAAACTGGATGACGTGATAAATAACTGATTTTAAAATGTATTTATATACCACATAAAAATTTAAATAGTATACTTTTATGTTGTTCGTATTTAAAAAATAAGCAAATGTtgttctttatttaaaaataataatgaaGAGATTTTTATGAATGTGAGTATTTAGTTTCGGCTAACCTTGAATTACAATACTTGCATCTTTCTAAACttgatatcaaacattattttattttaatatttttttttagagAATGACTAATTCACATACCACTAATCGTGTTACAAAATTTATATCATTGTCCACTACACGACTAGAACCCTCAATCCAATAAGGAGGGATACCTTTTTATCGCAATTGGGGTACTACAAGGCTACAATCTCTTTGGTAaacaatataattaaaaaaaaacccttaaaatCGGATCAATCGTCACTCTTCAATAAAGGGTTGGCCCAACCAATGTCGATTCAACCCATGTTAACCGAACCAGGTGTGTGGCTCAGTTCCTAGTCAGAAatgtaggaatccgttcgtgcaaaaataaataaaatattttattaacttgaattacagAACAAGAACATAATGAAATAGAAAATACGATACAATTAcaattaaaataaaagaaaacaagaacACAAATTACAACATAAAAGAcgttcttggctgaggatcgtgttagacacgggtcccttaaaataAATTTCGAGTCTCCCAGGAGAActcgtttgtttccaggatacaacagcctcAGCAGTTGTACAACCGGACTTGACTAAAACCCGAAGGTTTACCTTGAAGCAAGacagaagaagaagatgattatGTAGAGAGAAATTTGCATGTATTGGTAAATTTCGGTGTGTCTTCTGCAGCAGGGGTAGCTCCTATTTATACTGAAGATCTTGGGATGAAACTAAAAAACGAATTAAATGGGAgaattaaattgcattaaacgtcttcaatgcactttaattcgtcatttaattctcagtcaaaaccGTTGACTCGTCATTTTCAAATGCTGAAACGTAACTGCTCTGTCATTAATGtatggaagcttctgcgcgcgcgcacGCAAGACAGACTGGTGCGCGCACGCCCTTTTGGCTCATGCGCGCGCAGGTCTTGCACActcatgcgcgcgtgcgccacatTGGCTCACTTCCATGCGCGAGCTAGGTCCTTGCGCGCGCGCTGGTTTGGCACACTtacatgcgcgcgtgcgccagaCACCAGTGAAcctatacgagcacgccacacagtcgcgccgtattggctcactttggtgcgccgcgcacgtcacATCAGTGCCCATGCTCCATGCGCGCAGACCCACCTGGGCCTGCTCCAAGCGTGTGCCTGCCATGCGCCAATGCGCGCACCCGTGCGCCTACCTGCCACGTCACCATCCAAGGTTAACCTACCACCTGGTTTTTGCAGCCCATGTGCTTCACCACGCGCAAGCGGTCAAAAACACAAAGTACACTTAGTGtctgcttccatgaaacaataaggatggagagttcccaccTAAATACCCCTTTAGGTTTATCtatcctcctatgtgggacaaggtgccactttcccaaTTTTTAGCATTCAATGTTtgaaacaccaaactttgagcattgatatctcattcatcttagctccgttttggacgtggtttagttcgttgcgaagttcttccaacatagaacacaaacccacaaataaatattaaaatatataaaaaaccctcAATTTCTTATTTTCTTCTAGtccaaaaatagaaaaaatgcatttctatatttataaaaattgCTATTTCCACAAATTTCCAACAACAAAAGCCTAAATAAACTATTTTATGACTAATAGTAGCACATAGCACATGCTATAtattctttattcaaacgcataTGTCAAACATTAAAAAATGGTTGTTTTCCGAAATTGCCCTTTTGTCACGCTCAACACTAGTCTCTAACTAAATCTCACTTCTATAAATAGCAATCTCCCTTTATTCCTTTTACAAACCAACTAGAGAGAGAAATATCAAAGATATATAgtaagaagaagatgatgatgcttATGAAGATGATCAAAGGGCTTGCAATGATGGTCTTCATAGGCTATCTTTTCCTATGGGTGATCACACCAACCTATGTTTTTAAGAAAAAGTGGATCCTTAGGGTTCGAGCCCACACCACTTCTACTTACTTTGGAACTCAAGGTTTGGTTCCACCTCGCCAACCACCATTATCTGAACCGACTCCGATTAATTTAACTTAGTCTAATTACGCTATAATATAAAAAACAATGCCATTTATCATATGTTAACTAGAccattttgtttgtttttattataGGTCCAACGATGTTGCTCTACACATTGCCCGTTTTGATCATGGCCGTCTTGGGAAGTGTGTATCTCCATTTAAGAAAAAAGGCGAACCAAAACCGCGACGAAGGGTATAATAATCATTTCAGTTAAATATTTATATTCGTTTGTTTTTATTATTGcatgatatataactaatatATGTTATCTTCTTAAACTTTAGAGATAAAGAAGCTACTTCCGATAACTTGAGTATATGGAAAAGGCCAATGATCATCAAAGGTCTCGGAATCGTCTCGATAATCGAGCTCGCTTTCTTCGTTATGTTTATCGCTCTCATTGTCTGGTCTTTCACAACATACTTACATGTCAGTTTTGCCGGTATTAACCATAAAACAGCAGCAAAAAATGGAGAAGAAGTGTAAGTGATCAATCAATATCTTGACATGATCATCGTATTTTTGTTCGACATGGTATAGTTAAGTTGTTAACCATAGATTGTTTTGGTTGACAGTTGGCAATCAAAGTTGAGTTCAGTGGCTCTACGGTTCGGGTTAATTGGTAACTTGTGTCTAGTATTTTTGTTCTTCCCAGTGACTCGAGGATCGTCTATATTGTCGCTGTTCGGGCTAACTTCTGAGGCCAGCATCAAGTATCACATATGGCTGGGCCATATTGTTATGACCCTCTTCACTTCTCATGGTGTTTGTTACATTATTTATTGGATAGTAACCAAGCAGACATCAGAGGTACCATATATTGTTacattattaatattaatttatatatattgcTTACAAACTTTATGGCTCAGAAGGCTTGAAAATATTCCAACAGTGAATTCAGAAAATGAAGATAAAGCTCATAATTGTTAGAATATTTTCCACTTCAAAAGTCAACTTCTGTGATGGTCCAAAATAATTGACCAGCACAAAGTTATGTTAATTTACTATTATCATATGATTATATTCATTATGTAATTGaatagtgttatatgatgtttAACTTAGATGGTGAAATGGGCAAAAACCGACATATCAAATGTAGCCGGAGAGTTGGCTTTGGTAGCAGGATTGATTATGTGGGCAACGACGTTTCCTAGGATTAGACGAAAGATGTTTGAGGTTTTCTTCTACACGCATCACTTGTACATCCTATTTGTCGTGTTCTTCGTGTTCCATGTTGGCATAGCATATGCCTCCATGATGCTTCCTGGATTCTACCTTTTCATGATTGATCGGTACTTGAGATTTTTACAATCAAAAGGGAAGGTTCGTTTGGTTTCTTCGCGTGTTCTTCCATGTGAAACTCTCGAGCTCAACTTCTCCAAGAGCCGAGGTAATATTGAGCACCAAAGTTTAAATAACCTAACGTTCTGATTAAGTAATTATTGTTGTCATTGTAACATCTTGACACCTCATACCAACAAATATTTATGGAAAACCGAAAACATAAACGTTCTAATTAAATGATAATATTCAACATCTCATACCAACAAATATTTATGGAAAACCGAAAACATAAACGTTCTAATTAAATGATAATATTCAACATCTCATACCAACAAATATTGTCCGCTTGATATGTCACattcatgattttttttttcaaacaggTTTGAATTATACACCAACAAGCATCATATTCATCAATATCCCAAGCATTTCAAAGGCTCAATGGCATCCATTCACCATTACTTCAAGTAGCAATTTGGAGCCTGAAAAGCTAAGTGTTATGATCAAAAGTGAAGGGAGTTGGTCTAGGAAACTCTACCAAATGTTATCATCCCCGAATTCTATAGATCGGCTTGATGTGTGCGTTGAAGGACCTTATGGACCCGTTGCAACCAATTTTCTAAGGTAAAATGTTTTTGAGAATGTTTTGTGTTAGGTTAAGTTCAATTTGAATATACTTAAATCAAGTTATGGTTTCAGGCACGATATGCTAGTGATGGTGAGCGGAGGAAGTGGGATAACACCGTTTATCTCGATATTTAGGGAGCTTGTTTACACAACCGAAACCCTAAAATGTAAAGCTCCAAAAATTCTCTTGATAAGTGCGTTTAAAAACTCATCTGATCTTACCATGCTAGAATTGTTATTACCATCATCCGGTTCACCTATAGAGTTTTCAAAACTAGAGTTACAAATCGAGGCCTATGTAACAAGAGAGAAACAACCCGTGACCGATGATAAGAAACTAGTGAATACCCTTTGGCTTAAACCAAACCCCTCCGATGCGCACATAACTCCTGTTTTAGGACAAAATGGTTGGTTATGGCTTGGCGCAATTATTGTATCTTCTTTTGTGGTTTTCCTTGTGTCTATGGGACTTGTAACGCGCTTTTACATCTATCCTATTGATAAGAACACAAACAAAGTGTACTCACTAGGATCGAGGGCCGCGTTAAATATGTTGCTCATTTGTGTGTCGATTATGGTAACATGTTATATGGGTTTTTGGTGGAATAAGAAGAGAAATGCTATGGATTCAAAGCAAATTCAAAACATGGAGGGGGCGACACCCGTTAACTCACCCAACTCATGGTTTTATAACGCGGATAGAGAGCTTGAAAGCATGCCTCAACAATCACTTTATCAGTCTACAAATGTGCATTTTGGCAAAAGGCCGGATCTTAAGAGTAAGACCAAAACTTATCCTTATGCATCAAAAGTTATACATTTTTATTCTTAGTTTTgatcttattttattttttttctgtttttgttAGGAATTATGTTTGAGCAAAAAGAATCAAGTGTTGGAGTTCTAGTTTGTGGGCCAAAGAAAATGAGGCATGAGGTTGCAAACATATGTTCATCTGGATTGGCTTCAAACTTGCATTTTGAGTCCATAAGCTTTAGCTGGTGATCGACTGGTCGGCTTTTGCAAATTGCAAAACATGGTGTGCGACGAGTTGGTTTTTCTTTTCATATTCGTCACTTACAAGTTTTGATGATTCAAAGTTCAAGGTTTCAGTTTTGTTCCGATAGAGCGTCCAAAATATAGAAATGtgtgtaaatcggatacaagggTGCCTTATCTTTCCTTTTGCTTGTAAACTTGTAATGCATAAATAAACTGTTTATATATCAAACTTTTTGTATTTAAATTATTTACATTATATGTGGGGCCTTAAGTGTATCCattgataaaaataaaattatataactcGAATTCAGATACTCCGGTTGGATTGGTACGGAAATCACAAATTTGAATTATATTTGCtttgtattttaattttttgAGTACAATACGAATAATGAAGGATGAACTAATTAATTTTtacaaatgatgatgaaattcTTACATAGTACTAATACTAACATTActagtttattattattgttattgtgaGTTGAAGTAATCCATTCTGTCCTTATTCAACTTCTAACAGGATAAAATGGTAATAAAAAAATGTGTATATACTTTGAAATGTGAAACCAAGAAGATGGGAAAAAGAGATATTCCTTGGTGGAAAAGTCAGCTCtattatttttatagaaaaagACATCTCCATTCATAGTAGTGTTGGTACAGGACCATACTTGACAGAACCGAAagtgaaaagaaaaaaaacaaaaaagaaaaagaaaaacaaaatgatCACTCAAACCAAACCACTAAACCAGTTTAAACAACTTGTCACGGCTTCATGTTTCGTTTCAGTTTAGAATACTTTGGTCTAAATTAGACCCTTTACGAAATTAAATCAAATTGAAATTTATGTTTTACAATAAATCTCTTTGAAAATTTTTAAGATCTACTTCATGAGTTCAATCAAAGAATTAGTTACACATACACCCCTCCCTTAACACCACTGTTGTCAACATCACCATTCCCACCCCCACAACAACATTCAAATTATTTTAATAAGTTAAAGATTAAACATATCATTTTATCAACTAAATACATTACATGTGCTAATTTCTATCCAATATTTCAATATAGTTGCTTTcgattttaatttttataaactcAAAAGCAGACTACAAACTAAGCACACCCAAGTTATTCCGCTTTTGAACAAGACGAGGTCAAACTAAGGAGTATCTCATTTGCGATAAGAGGAATAAATATAAACTGATTTAATTAAGTTAAACATAAATCTTTTATCTATGTGGTCAAAGGCGATCGCCTAGTGCACCAACGTGAGTCAACTGGTGGCAAGCAAACTTGGTCTAGTAATGTACCAAAACCCGCATGGAACTAAAGCGAGTTGATCCACCTTATGAACCttgttaaaaattattttttta comes from the Helianthus annuus cultivar XRQ/B chromosome 4, HanXRQr2.0-SUNRISE, whole genome shotgun sequence genome and includes:
- the LOC110937641 gene encoding ferric reduction oxidase 2, which encodes MMMLMKMIKGLAMMVFIGYLFLWVITPTYVFKKKWILRVRAHTTSTYFGTQGPTMLLYTLPVLIMAVLGSVYLHLRKKANQNRDEGDKEATSDNLSIWKRPMIIKGLGIVSIIELAFFVMFIALIVWSFTTYLHVSFAGINHKTAAKNGEEVWQSKLSSVALRFGLIGNLCLVFLFFPVTRGSSILSLFGLTSEASIKYHIWLGHIVMTLFTSHGVCYIIYWIVTKQTSEMVKWAKTDISNVAGELALVAGLIMWATTFPRIRRKMFEVFFYTHHLYILFVVFFVFHVGIAYASMMLPGFYLFMIDRYLRFLQSKGKVRLVSSRVLPCETLELNFSKSRGLNYTPTSIIFINIPSISKAQWHPFTITSSSNLEPEKLSVMIKSEGSWSRKLYQMLSSPNSIDRLDVCVEGPYGPVATNFLRHDMLVMVSGGSGITPFISIFRELVYTTETLKCKAPKILLISAFKNSSDLTMLELLLPSSGSPIEFSKLELQIEAYVTREKQPVTDDKKLVNTLWLKPNPSDAHITPVLGQNGWLWLGAIIVSSFVVFLVSMGLVTRFYIYPIDKNTNKVYSLGSRAALNMLLICVSIMVTCYMGFWWNKKRNAMDSKQIQNMEGATPVNSPNSWFYNADRELESMPQQSLYQSTNVHFGKRPDLKRIMFEQKESSVGVLVCGPKKMRHEVANICSSGLASNLHFESISFSW